In bacterium, the following proteins share a genomic window:
- a CDS encoding DUF3307 domain-containing protein — MTAIFALLLLGHALGDFVFQSGALVERKRQPGTRVRGLLEHAAILVLCHGAAAWPVLSANAMVSIVLLVAVHLVIDAVKSLADARTERHLACFLADQLAHLATIWFFAHQWGSIPNLASAEPWWQIDAATIAIISQAYLYAFAWILSSRGGGFVVAMMLNSCRFGDLGLGDSGPPLGRTIGTLERLLIVTLVIAEAWAGIGLILAAKSVARFKELESRAFSEYYLVGTLTSVLVAVIVGLGIGTLLAQLAVNPS, encoded by the coding sequence ATGACCGCCATCTTTGCACTCCTGTTGCTGGGCCATGCTCTCGGAGACTTCGTCTTCCAGAGCGGCGCGCTGGTCGAGAGAAAACGGCAGCCAGGTACACGCGTGCGGGGTCTGCTCGAGCATGCAGCGATCCTGGTTCTCTGTCACGGCGCGGCCGCGTGGCCGGTCCTGAGCGCCAACGCGATGGTGTCGATCGTGCTCCTCGTCGCAGTGCACCTCGTCATCGACGCGGTGAAGTCATTGGCCGACGCAAGAACCGAGCGCCATCTGGCCTGCTTCCTCGCGGATCAACTGGCTCATCTCGCCACGATCTGGTTCTTCGCACATCAATGGGGATCCATCCCGAACCTCGCCAGCGCGGAACCCTGGTGGCAAATCGATGCCGCAACGATCGCCATCATCTCGCAGGCGTACCTGTACGCTTTCGCCTGGATTCTCTCCTCGCGGGGAGGAGGTTTCGTCGTCGCGATGATGTTGAACTCGTGCAGGTTCGGCGACCTCGGCCTGGGCGATTCCGGGCCGCCGCTCGGACGCACCATCGGCACCCTGGAACGACTGCTCATCGTCACGTTGGTGATCGCGGAAGCATGGGCCGGAATCGGTTTGATCCTCGCCGCAAAGTCGGTCGCCCGCTTCAAGGAACTCGAAAGTCGCGCGTTCAGCGAGTACTACCTCGTCGGGACGCTCACCAGCGTGCTCGTGGCG